A stretch of the Camarhynchus parvulus chromosome 4, STF_HiC, whole genome shotgun sequence genome encodes the following:
- the LOC115902967 gene encoding LOW QUALITY PROTEIN: general transcription factor IIE subunit 1-like (The sequence of the model RefSeq protein was modified relative to this genomic sequence to represent the inferred CDS: deleted 1 base in 1 codon), with translation MEEHSVPSEVPAALKRLAKCIVRGFYGVECSLALDVLTRYPCVKEEDLLQLLKYERKQLRTALNALKADKLVKLRVRAETGPNGKSTRHNYYYINYKVLVDVVKYKLDHVRRKIEADERDSTTRSSFKCPSCSSMYTDLEVNQLFDAFTGTFRCTYCNTEVEEDGSAFPKRDARTLLAKFNEQIEPLFVLLRETEEIVLPCDLLEPQPTEIPELSESFDPKLGSSVLESCSRPEKWVHRSSAFGLTYTQNLTIDVQDSKQEKKKREKATEKQPIWLSQSTVEGAVTATNNSVGVNASEETEENVKETVTDNEIIKTLLIHESKSSSSTDQAPIVKSKRHGSHSDSSEFEEDAKHSRGAGMEVAGSNFEQEEEQETLGPILMVAGQPCSYGQVSENPELVSLMTNEERDTYIKVGQEMFQSVFE, from the exons ATGGAGGAGCACAGTGTTCCCAGCGAGGTGCCGGCAGCCCTGAAGCGCCTGGCCAAGTGCATAGTGCGTGGTTTCTATGGTGTGGAGTGCTCCCTGGCCCTGGATGTGCTGACCCGCTACCCCTGTGTGAAAGAGGAGGACCTGTTACAGCTGCTCAAGTACGAGCGCAAGCAGCTGCGCACCGCCCTCAACGCGCTCAAGGCAGACAAGCTGGTGAAGCTGCGGGTGCGA GCTGAAACGGGGCCCAACGGCAAGAGCACCAGGCATAATTACTACTATATCAATTACAAGGTGCTGGTGGATGTGGTAAAATACAAACTGGATCACGTACGCCGGAAAATAGAAGCAGATGAGCGGGATTCAACAACCAGATCCTCTTTTAAATGTCCATCCTGCTCTAGCATGTACACGGACCTGGAAGTCAATCAGCTCTTTGATGCATTTACAGGT ACTTTTCGCTGCACTTACTGCAACACTGAGGTAGAGGAAGATGGCTCGGCATTTCCGAAGCGCGATGCTCGAACGTTGCTGGCGAAGTTCAACGAGCAGATCGAGCctctctttgtgctgctgcGTGAGACCGAAGAGATTGTGCTGCCCTGTGACTTGCTGGAGCCTCAGCCAACAGAAATACCAGAATTATCAGAAAG CTTTGATCCGAAGTTGGGCTCAAGTGTGCTGGAATCCTGCAGCCGCCCTGAAAAATGGGTACACAGAAGTTCTGCTTTTGGCCTTACATACACCCAAAATTTAACTATTGATGTCCAAGACTcaaagcaagagaagaaaaaaagagaaaaagcaactgaaaagCAACCTATCTGGTTGTCACAGAGCACTGTGGAAGGAGCAGTAACAGCCACCAACAATAGTGTTG GAGTAAATGCTtctgaagaaactgaagaaaacgTTAAAGAAACTGTCACTGATAATGAAATCATCAAGACTCTTCTGATCCATGAATCCAAGTCATCATCTAGCACAGACCAGGCTCCTATTGTCAAAAGCAAACGACATGGATCACACAGTGATAGCAGTGAGTTTGAAGAGGACGCCAAGCACTcaagaggagcaggaatggAAGTAGCAGGCAGCAACTTTGAACAAGAGGAGGAACAGGAAACCCTGGGTCCTATTTTAATGGTagctggccagccctgctcatATGGCCAAGTTAGCGAAAACCCAGAGCTTGTGTCTCTCATGACAAATGAAGAGAGAGACACTTATATAAAAGTAGGACAAGAAATGTTCCAGTCTGTCTTTGAGTAA